The following are encoded together in the uncultured Sphaerochaeta sp. genome:
- a CDS encoding GNAT family N-acetyltransferase — translation MIQRLIDTKKAAPLFQGWHDPLLRSCMQGIMGEIYVEDPNEPRSAFALLGDFCLLAGEPSSELLLFQHDLARWETRLLVPKNKEWEQAIRETFGSRVKEFTRYALKKEASFDRAYLYNLVDSLSPAFRIVEIDEIIYHYLLSESWCRDLVGQFPNYERYRDLGLGYVILKGAEVVSGASTYCRYHNGIEVEVDTKKPYRRKGLALACSARLILACLERDLFPSWDAHTELSLHLAEKLGYTLDYPYQTFELTKTK, via the coding sequence ATGATACAGAGACTTATCGATACGAAAAAAGCAGCTCCTCTCTTTCAAGGATGGCATGACCCCCTCTTACGGTCCTGCATGCAAGGTATCATGGGAGAAATCTATGTGGAGGACCCAAACGAGCCTCGCTCCGCTTTTGCACTACTAGGAGATTTTTGCCTGCTCGCTGGCGAACCATCAAGTGAACTCTTGCTTTTTCAGCATGATCTTGCCCGATGGGAAACCCGGCTTCTTGTTCCCAAGAACAAAGAATGGGAACAGGCTATCAGGGAGACCTTTGGTTCCAGGGTAAAAGAATTCACCCGCTATGCTCTAAAAAAGGAAGCCTCGTTTGATAGAGCGTATCTATACAACCTCGTTGATTCCCTATCCCCAGCATTCCGAATCGTAGAGATTGATGAAATTATCTACCACTATCTCCTCTCTGAGTCTTGGTGCAGGGACCTGGTCGGACAGTTTCCCAACTACGAGCGATATCGTGACTTGGGACTGGGCTATGTCATACTCAAAGGGGCAGAGGTTGTCTCTGGCGCATCAACATACTGCAGGTATCACAACGGAATAGAGGTTGAAGTAGATACAAAAAAGCCATATCGCAGAAAAGGTCTCGCGTTGGCTTGCAGTGCGAGACTTATCCTTGCCTGTCTGGAGCGTGACCTCTTTCCCTCTTGGGATGCCCACACAGAACTATCACTTCACTTGGCTGAAAAGCTTGGGTATACGTTGGACTATCCTTATCAGACATTCGAACTCACAAAGACCAAGTAG
- the arsB gene encoding ACR3 family arsenite efflux transporter, protein MSNKDNKTGISFFERYLTLWVLLCMVAGVLIGAYLPQIPHFLSRFEYANVSIPVAILIWLMIYPMMLKVDFHSIKQVGQNPRGLMITWITNWLIKPFSMYAIAFFFFFVLYKSIIPQDLARQYLAGAVLLGAAPCTAMVFVWSHLTRGNPAYTLVQVATNDLIILAAFVPIVGLLLGISGISIPWLTLFLSVVLFVVIPLGAGWASRVLITRSHGLEYFEKTFIPKFSNVTITGLLLTLIIIFSFQGQTIIDNPLNIILIAIPLIIQTFLIFFIAYLWAKTWKLPHDVAAPAGMIGASNFFELAVAVAISVFGLQSGATMATVVGVLVEVPVMLTLVGIANRTKRWFPAS, encoded by the coding sequence GTGAGCAACAAGGACAATAAAACCGGAATTAGTTTCTTTGAACGATATCTAACGCTTTGGGTACTGCTTTGCATGGTCGCTGGAGTATTGATCGGGGCATACCTCCCCCAGATCCCTCATTTTCTCTCCAGGTTTGAATACGCCAATGTATCAATTCCTGTGGCCATCCTGATCTGGCTGATGATATATCCCATGATGCTTAAGGTCGATTTTCACAGCATCAAACAAGTTGGACAGAATCCAAGGGGCCTGATGATTACATGGATAACCAACTGGCTTATAAAGCCATTCAGTATGTATGCAATCGCGTTCTTCTTCTTCTTTGTTCTCTACAAATCCATCATTCCACAGGATCTTGCGCGGCAGTATCTGGCAGGTGCTGTCCTCCTTGGAGCCGCTCCCTGTACTGCCATGGTATTCGTTTGGAGCCACCTCACCAGAGGCAACCCAGCATACACCTTGGTGCAGGTGGCAACAAATGATCTCATTATTTTAGCAGCATTTGTACCCATTGTCGGTTTGCTGTTGGGAATAAGTGGCATCAGCATTCCCTGGCTGACACTCTTCCTCTCAGTTGTGCTGTTTGTCGTCATCCCTCTGGGTGCAGGATGGGCAAGCCGCGTGCTGATTACACGTAGTCATGGGCTCGAATACTTTGAAAAGACATTCATTCCCAAGTTCAGCAATGTAACCATCACCGGCCTACTGCTTACCCTGATCATCATCTTCTCCTTCCAAGGGCAGACGATCATAGACAACCCACTTAATATCATCCTGATAGCCATACCGCTCATCATTCAGACCTTTCTTATCTTCTTCATAGCCTATCTTTGGGCAAAAACCTGGAAACTGCCACATGATGTAGCAGCACCTGCTGGAATGATTGGGGCCTCGAACTTCTTCGAGCTGGCGGTAGCTGTTGCCATTTCAGTCTTTGGGCTGCAATCAGGGGCAACGATGGCAACTGTAGTGGGAGTATTGGTTGAGGTTCCTGTAATGTTGACCCTGGTGGGCATAGCAAACCGTACCAAGCGCTGGTTTCCTGCTTCTTAA
- the ispF gene encoding 2-C-methyl-D-erythritol 2,4-cyclodiphosphate synthase: MRIGTGWDVHRLAEGRKFILGGIVIPSERGEVAHSDGDVLVHAIIDAILGALAKGDIGSHFPDTDPAFKEADSLQLLSRVLEEDLPPYSIENIDTTVIVQRPKLREHVDAIRGNLANAMHLELNQVSVKAKTAEGILGELGTAEAVMAQAVVLISQNPC; this comes from the coding sequence ATGAGGATTGGCACTGGTTGGGATGTTCACCGCCTCGCTGAAGGAAGGAAATTTATCCTTGGTGGCATAGTCATTCCCAGCGAGCGGGGTGAGGTTGCTCACAGCGATGGTGACGTCCTTGTCCATGCAATCATCGATGCAATCCTTGGAGCGTTGGCGAAAGGGGACATTGGCTCCCACTTCCCCGATACCGATCCAGCTTTCAAGGAGGCCGATAGCCTGCAGCTGTTATCACGAGTACTGGAAGAAGACCTACCGCCCTACTCCATTGAGAACATTGATACCACGGTCATAGTCCAGCGCCCTAAGCTTCGCGAGCATGTTGATGCAATCAGGGGGAACCTGGCGAATGCAATGCACCTCGAACTCAATCAGGTTTCTGTCAAGGCGAAGACCGCCGAGGGAATTCTTGGTGAGCTTGGTACAGCGGAAGCGGTCATGGCCCAAGCGGTTGTCTTGATTTCCCAGAATCCTTGTTGA
- a CDS encoding MGMT family protein → MNHSFFAQVYEIIGRIPEGKVASYGQIACMLGSPSNARIVGWAMRKCPSGFPWHRVIRSDGSLANKDFYELQRVMLESEGISFLPGGTIAMETYQWNPGFQD, encoded by the coding sequence GTGAACCACTCCTTCTTTGCCCAGGTCTATGAAATCATAGGCCGAATACCAGAGGGAAAGGTAGCCTCCTACGGGCAGATCGCATGCATGCTTGGCAGTCCGAGTAATGCCAGAATTGTAGGGTGGGCTATGCGAAAGTGCCCTTCGGGTTTTCCATGGCACCGGGTAATCCGCTCAGACGGAAGCCTTGCCAATAAGGATTTCTATGAGCTCCAGCGAGTCATGCTTGAATCGGAGGGAATATCTTTTCTCCCCGGTGGCACGATTGCCATGGAAACGTATCAGTGGAATCCTGGATTTCAGGATTAA
- a CDS encoding DUF4256 domain-containing protein, whose product METKKTTLTSEQKTSIIDILHSRFMENIFRHEDLHWNVIEKRLDQYPEKLFSISAMERTGGEPDVIGYDETSDVYIFVDCSAESPIGRRSLCYDQVALENRKKNPPTGSAGSLAVEMGIEMLDEEQYRNLQKLGVFDVKSSSWIRTPESMRALGGALFGDCRYDRVFIYHNGADSYYASRGFRGLLRV is encoded by the coding sequence ATGGAAACAAAGAAGACTACGCTAACTTCAGAACAGAAAACATCAATCATCGATATTCTTCATTCCAGATTTATGGAAAACATATTCCGTCACGAAGACCTTCATTGGAACGTGATTGAAAAGAGACTTGATCAGTACCCTGAGAAACTTTTCTCCATCTCTGCGATGGAACGCACCGGTGGAGAGCCCGATGTAATTGGGTATGATGAAACCTCTGATGTATATATATTCGTCGATTGTTCTGCTGAAAGTCCTATCGGCCGGAGAAGCCTCTGTTATGATCAGGTAGCTCTTGAGAACCGGAAAAAGAATCCACCAACAGGTAGTGCAGGTTCTCTTGCAGTAGAAATGGGTATAGAGATGCTTGATGAGGAGCAGTACCGTAATCTCCAGAAACTGGGTGTTTTTGATGTGAAATCTTCCAGTTGGATCCGTACTCCTGAATCAATGCGAGCCCTTGGAGGAGCTCTCTTTGGGGACTGCCGATATGATAGGGTCTTCATCTATCACAACGGAGCCGACTCCTACTATGCCTCAAGGGGATTCAGAGGGTTGCTCAGGGTTTAG
- a CDS encoding IspD/TarI family cytidylyltransferase, whose protein sequence is MNFPQHAVIVTAAGSSDRFNASKRLSVKKEYLSIDGHTVLYRSVAPFLEVPGCQVIMVTHPEGMADQCAVALEDLLQQNMVPIILVPGGDNRQKSVYNALQMLSSMALAVDFVAIHDGARCFLTPDLVIKTLATATVFRGAVPALPATDALKIIDDNGVITHHIDRTHAVGVQTPQIFTYPEIWEAHQAAKDSTTSYVDDTQIFTDYGQAVGICEGTRENRKITYIEDIPDAEQQIEEYLQNLEEGKRSAQAAKALHQAMDEVQREQQTQ, encoded by the coding sequence ATGAATTTCCCTCAACATGCAGTCATCGTGACCGCTGCCGGCAGCAGCGATCGCTTTAATGCGAGCAAGCGACTTAGTGTCAAGAAGGAGTATCTCTCCATCGATGGACATACAGTGCTGTATCGTTCTGTTGCCCCATTCCTTGAAGTACCTGGGTGTCAGGTTATTATGGTCACCCATCCTGAAGGGATGGCTGACCAGTGTGCAGTTGCCCTGGAGGATCTGTTGCAGCAGAATATGGTTCCCATCATACTTGTTCCAGGAGGGGATAACCGACAGAAGTCAGTATACAACGCCTTACAGATGCTCTCTTCCATGGCGTTGGCAGTGGACTTTGTTGCAATCCATGACGGAGCTCGTTGTTTCCTTACCCCCGACCTGGTGATCAAGACACTTGCAACAGCGACTGTTTTTCGAGGTGCAGTTCCTGCCCTTCCCGCTACCGATGCCCTGAAAATCATTGATGACAATGGGGTTATTACCCACCACATCGACCGCACTCATGCTGTAGGAGTTCAGACTCCACAGATTTTTACCTATCCAGAAATCTGGGAAGCTCATCAAGCGGCAAAAGACAGCACCACTTCCTATGTGGATGATACTCAGATATTCACTGACTATGGACAGGCAGTGGGTATTTGTGAAGGCACCCGGGAGAACAGGAAGATCACGTATATCGAAGATATTCCTGATGCTGAACAGCAGATTGAAGAATACCTCCAGAACCTTGAGGAAGGCAAACGCAGCGCACAAGCTGCAAAAGCACTTCACCAGGCCATGGATGAGGTACAGAGGGAGCAGCAAACACAATGA
- a CDS encoding DUF3147 family protein: MWYYIIKIGISALTIVLVSEVAKRSSVFGALIASLPLTSLLAILWMHFEKTQDTAIAQLSQSILFLVLPSLAFFALFPFLLHRGMAFWGSFLLACGATIVLYFLLIAILNHYNIATL; encoded by the coding sequence ATGTGGTACTACATCATTAAAATTGGGATTTCAGCGCTCACCATCGTTCTGGTAAGTGAAGTGGCCAAACGAAGTTCAGTGTTCGGTGCCTTGATCGCATCGCTCCCATTGACCTCACTCTTGGCAATCCTCTGGATGCACTTTGAGAAAACCCAGGATACCGCCATAGCGCAGCTTTCCCAGTCAATTCTCTTTCTGGTGCTTCCTTCTCTTGCCTTCTTTGCCCTTTTCCCCTTCTTACTTCATCGAGGCATGGCCTTCTGGGGAAGTTTCTTGCTTGCATGTGGAGCGACAATCGTGCTCTACTTCCTTCTCATTGCCATCCTCAATCACTACAACATTGCAACACTCTGA
- a CDS encoding TRAP transporter large permease — protein MIAYLPIILVFILYFSSIPIAYALFGSSLFYFAVIDTSSPVDLILQKFVTSTQSFPLLAIPFFVMAGSIMNYAGISKKLMQFADVLTGHMAGGMAQVNVLLSLLMGGVSGSANADAAMQSKMLVPEMEKRGYDRAFSTAITAASSAVTPVIPPGINLIIYALIANASVGRMFAAGYVPGLIMTISLMVTVSIISKRRGYQPVREKKAGTKEVIHQLRDSIWALLFPFGIIAGLRIGMFTPSEAGAVAVLYCIIVGKFIYKELGKEHFLPVLKETIFGTSGVVLIIVSASVFGYYLNWERIPQAMASGLLTITQNKYLMLMIINVLFLVMGMFLEGGAAMIILAPLLVPVVTQLGIDVIHFGLICIVNIMIGGLTPPFGSMMFTCCSITRCSLQDFVKEVIPFIVALLISLILVTYIPIITLIVPNLLYGVA, from the coding sequence ATGATTGCCTACCTACCCATCATCCTGGTATTCATCCTGTACTTCTCAAGCATTCCCATCGCCTATGCACTGTTTGGGTCCTCACTCTTCTACTTTGCGGTAATTGATACCAGCAGTCCGGTTGACTTGATCCTCCAGAAGTTTGTCACCAGCACCCAATCCTTCCCGCTTCTAGCCATTCCTTTCTTTGTAATGGCTGGATCGATCATGAACTATGCAGGCATCAGCAAGAAATTGATGCAGTTCGCTGATGTCCTTACCGGCCATATGGCAGGAGGCATGGCACAGGTCAATGTACTGTTGAGCCTGCTTATGGGAGGGGTCTCCGGTTCAGCAAATGCTGATGCGGCAATGCAGAGCAAGATGTTGGTTCCTGAGATGGAGAAACGAGGATATGACCGAGCATTCTCTACAGCGATTACTGCTGCATCCTCTGCTGTTACTCCGGTCATTCCCCCTGGGATCAACCTGATCATTTATGCCTTGATCGCCAATGCATCGGTCGGTCGGATGTTTGCAGCAGGTTATGTTCCTGGCTTGATCATGACCATCAGTTTGATGGTGACTGTCTCCATCATCTCAAAGCGTCGTGGCTATCAGCCTGTACGAGAGAAGAAAGCCGGAACAAAGGAAGTTATTCACCAGCTTCGCGATTCCATATGGGCCCTGCTCTTCCCATTCGGTATCATCGCAGGATTAAGAATTGGCATGTTCACCCCTTCAGAGGCTGGAGCAGTGGCAGTTCTCTACTGCATCATCGTAGGGAAGTTCATCTACAAGGAGCTGGGAAAGGAACACTTCCTCCCCGTGCTCAAGGAAACCATCTTTGGTACCAGCGGTGTAGTTCTGATCATCGTCTCTGCCTCAGTCTTTGGGTATTATCTGAACTGGGAACGCATCCCTCAGGCAATGGCCAGTGGACTGCTTACCATTACACAGAACAAGTACCTGATGTTGATGATCATCAATGTGCTTTTCCTCGTAATGGGAATGTTCCTTGAGGGAGGAGCTGCCATGATCATCCTCGCTCCCTTGCTCGTGCCGGTGGTGACCCAGCTTGGTATTGATGTCATCCATTTTGGTTTGATCTGCATTGTGAACATCATGATCGGAGGACTCACACCCCCATTCGGTTCAATGATGTTTACCTGCTGCAGCATCACCCGATGCAGTTTGCAGGATTTCGTGAAGGAGGTCATTCCTTTCATTGTTGCCCTGCTGATCTCATTGATTCTTGTAACGTATATTCCCATTATCACCCTCATCGTGCCTAACCTGCTCTATGGGGTTGCCTGA
- a CDS encoding C4-dicarboxylate TRAP transporter substrate-binding protein, with product MKKVLFTLLVLALVVMPIMAQGSKEAASGDDYKLVLKMSHVFAPNEQLTKSLDIVVKNISDRTNGAIEIQHYPQSQLAVYKDGVEQVARGADFISVEDPSYLGDYVPDFNALVGPMLYKSFDEYEYMIQTDLVKGMLKELEEEHRIKVLALDYIFGFRNMKTNKVITTPADLQGMKIRTPGSQLFIDTINAMGATATPLGFSETLSAVQQGVVDGLEGTMDAYGSNGSAEVAKNMALTQHFLGTCGVYINVDVFNEIPEEYQTIIEEEFTAGAKHMIGEISNNYEATKSKLEAQGNKFNEVDSAAFAATVTSVYENMKGVTPGIYQILQDELAKMPK from the coding sequence ATGAAAAAAGTTCTATTTACCCTATTGGTTCTGGCTCTGGTAGTCATGCCGATCATGGCACAAGGGAGCAAGGAAGCAGCAAGTGGGGACGATTATAAGCTCGTATTAAAAATGAGCCACGTATTCGCACCCAATGAACAGCTGACAAAATCCCTTGACATCGTTGTCAAGAATATCAGCGATCGCACCAATGGTGCAATTGAGATACAACACTACCCACAGAGCCAGCTGGCTGTCTACAAAGACGGAGTTGAGCAGGTTGCCCGTGGTGCAGACTTCATCAGTGTTGAAGATCCATCATACCTTGGTGACTATGTTCCCGATTTCAACGCTTTGGTTGGACCAATGCTCTATAAGAGCTTTGACGAGTATGAGTATATGATCCAGACCGATCTGGTCAAAGGCATGCTGAAAGAATTGGAAGAGGAGCACAGAATCAAGGTTCTAGCTTTGGATTACATCTTTGGTTTCAGGAACATGAAGACCAACAAGGTCATCACCACCCCCGCAGATCTCCAGGGAATGAAGATCAGGACTCCTGGCAGCCAGTTATTCATCGACACCATCAATGCAATGGGTGCAACCGCCACCCCTCTCGGGTTCAGCGAAACCCTGAGTGCAGTACAACAGGGTGTTGTTGACGGATTGGAAGGTACCATGGATGCGTATGGATCCAACGGTAGTGCTGAAGTTGCCAAGAACATGGCTCTTACCCAGCACTTCCTCGGAACCTGTGGTGTATACATCAATGTTGATGTCTTCAATGAAATTCCTGAAGAATATCAGACCATTATTGAGGAAGAATTCACCGCTGGGGCAAAGCATATGATCGGTGAGATTTCCAACAACTATGAGGCCACAAAATCGAAACTCGAGGCTCAAGGCAACAAGTTCAACGAAGTTGACTCTGCTGCATTTGCCGCAACTGTTACCAGCGTCTATGAGAATATGAAGGGTGTCACTCCTGGCATCTATCAGATTCTGCAGGACGAATTGGCCAAGATGCCCAAGTAA
- a CDS encoding glycerophosphodiester phosphodiesterase, which produces MKIYAHRGYSGCYPENTMLAFQKAWEAGSDGIELDVQLTKDGELVVIHDETLDRTTDGTGRVCDYTLDELKTCNAAAKSSFANTFMTIPSFEEYCAWAATTNLMTNIEIKSSVIYYPEIEEKTLEMVRRYQLEEKTLISSFNHLSLCAVKAIAPSILCGALVPETGLVNAGHAAEKFGFEYFHPPYCTMSKEAVQECHDHQIQVNVWTVNTMHELIDCYKWGCDGIFTNYPDVCRAFVDSI; this is translated from the coding sequence GTGAAGATTTACGCCCACCGAGGGTATAGTGGATGTTATCCAGAAAACACAATGCTCGCTTTCCAGAAGGCCTGGGAAGCAGGCAGTGATGGCATTGAACTCGATGTCCAACTGACCAAGGACGGTGAGTTGGTGGTAATCCATGATGAAACCCTTGATAGAACCACAGACGGTACTGGACGCGTTTGTGACTATACATTGGATGAACTGAAAACGTGTAATGCAGCTGCTAAGAGCTCGTTTGCAAACACATTCATGACGATTCCTTCTTTTGAAGAGTACTGCGCTTGGGCTGCAACCACAAACCTGATGACAAATATCGAAATCAAAAGCAGCGTCATTTACTACCCTGAGATTGAGGAAAAAACCCTAGAGATGGTAAGGCGTTATCAATTGGAAGAGAAAACCTTGATTTCCTCTTTCAACCATCTCAGTCTGTGTGCAGTGAAGGCCATTGCACCGTCAATCCTGTGTGGAGCCCTGGTTCCTGAGACCGGGTTGGTCAATGCAGGCCATGCTGCAGAGAAGTTTGGGTTTGAGTATTTCCATCCACCTTACTGCACCATGAGCAAGGAAGCCGTACAGGAGTGTCATGATCACCAGATCCAGGTAAATGTCTGGACGGTAAATACCATGCATGAACTTATAGACTGCTACAAATGGGGATGTGATGGTATTTTCACCAACTACCCGGATGTGTGTAGGGCGTTCGTGGACAGCATATAG
- a CDS encoding DOMON domain-containing protein: MKKLTIILIISLLFSLPLAAQIFPSSPSNLVVDGSLGTNEYPEIVQLKDMRLGYAQSRDSLNLHFILEAPTAGWVSVGLGSNRMHGAHIIIGYDAITSQVISEETGRGHSHSPSSSKILVQSKIKEAGGKTTLEFTVPTAEYDSGRNLRLIVAYGNRDNLRSKHVTYASHTITFLK, translated from the coding sequence ATGAAAAAACTTACAATAATTCTCATTATATCACTGCTCTTCAGTTTGCCACTGGCAGCTCAAATATTCCCGTCATCCCCGTCTAATCTCGTGGTTGATGGATCTTTGGGAACCAATGAATACCCCGAGATAGTACAACTCAAGGATATGCGTCTTGGATATGCCCAGAGTCGGGATTCCCTCAATTTGCACTTCATTCTCGAAGCACCAACTGCAGGATGGGTTTCAGTTGGCCTTGGATCCAACAGGATGCATGGTGCTCACATCATCATTGGCTATGATGCAATTACCAGCCAAGTCATCAGCGAGGAAACTGGCCGTGGACACAGCCACAGCCCATCCTCATCAAAGATTCTTGTGCAGAGTAAGATCAAGGAGGCAGGGGGTAAAACCACCCTTGAATTCACGGTACCTACCGCAGAGTACGATTCAGGAAGAAATCTCCGTCTTATTGTCGCCTATGGTAATCGAGATAATCTCAGGAGCAAGCACGTTACTTATGCAAGCCATACCATCACCTTCCTGAAATAG
- a CDS encoding TRAP transporter small permease, translated as MHQAVKKVLSNLELIIASAAIIVTTVLVMLNVFTRYFLKTGIYWSEEVATACFVWSVFIGAAAGYKHRVHVGVDMLVNLCPPKTKKTITIIVDLVLLLINGYITYIAVIYLSLSYKKPTPVLGISTAYISSSILVSFALTTIYSIYFLVKDIKQPAQGGTT; from the coding sequence ATGCACCAAGCCGTAAAGAAAGTGCTATCCAACCTTGAGCTCATCATCGCCAGTGCTGCAATCATTGTCACCACTGTCTTGGTCATGCTCAATGTCTTCACGCGCTACTTCCTGAAAACCGGTATTTACTGGTCAGAAGAAGTTGCGACCGCCTGTTTTGTCTGGTCGGTCTTCATAGGCGCTGCTGCAGGATACAAGCATCGAGTCCATGTAGGGGTCGACATGCTGGTCAATCTCTGCCCCCCAAAAACGAAGAAAACAATCACCATCATCGTTGATCTTGTCCTACTGTTGATCAACGGATATATAACTTATATTGCAGTCATTTATCTCTCGCTCTCCTACAAGAAACCCACGCCGGTACTGGGAATTTCGACTGCATACATCAGTTCATCGATTCTCGTCAGCTTTGCCCTGACAACCATCTATTCAATCTATTTCCTGGTCAAGGATATTAAACAGCCTGCACAAGGAGGTACCACATGA
- a CDS encoding metalloregulator ArsR/SmtB family transcription factor, whose product MAIDFDKGSLILKAIADPTRICIVHILSCGELCVCEIQKYFNISQPTLSHHLAILKNVGIITASRKGKWMYYGINREQVKLLTGFLDTVFLPGDACLCKVIKEENASC is encoded by the coding sequence ATGGCTATTGATTTTGATAAAGGTTCGTTGATACTGAAGGCTATAGCAGATCCGACGAGAATCTGCATCGTACATATTCTCAGCTGTGGAGAGTTGTGCGTCTGTGAGATACAGAAGTATTTCAACATAAGCCAACCAACGCTCTCACACCATCTAGCAATACTCAAGAATGTAGGAATCATAACCGCATCGAGAAAGGGTAAGTGGATGTATTATGGAATCAACAGGGAGCAGGTAAAACTTCTGACAGGGTTCTTGGATACGGTGTTTCTTCCCGGTGACGCATGCCTGTGCAAAGTGATCAAAGAAGAAAATGCCTCATGTTAA
- a CDS encoding nitrogen fixation protein NifH → MEKRTTPNSTIPWLLSSSSPSVRYFTLVDLLGTSLEDNWVEKEKALIMQQGYVPELLHAMSEPAYREAFPKFYTNKYRGLVWSLIVLAELGATRNPAIETYCEYIFEHAQERTDGGFSMHSSKSGGGRASEVIPCLTGNMVWSLSKLGYRDDPRVLKALTFLVDTMVTNDGIEVEKQRPPYDRYDECWGNHTCFMGVVKSLKAFSAFPKERWTSAMYAKFDQMVEFLLIHHLYKRSHDLDRVAKPGWRSFGFPMMYQSDVLEILDILTSLGVQDVRMEEAMKLVVSKQDECGRWNAENTYGSDRLLIPIGKKGVSSEWVTLRALRVLKRYNQW, encoded by the coding sequence ATGGAAAAGAGAACCACTCCAAACTCAACAATACCATGGTTGTTGTCTTCTAGCAGCCCTTCGGTGCGTTACTTTACACTTGTAGATCTTCTGGGTACTTCCCTTGAGGACAACTGGGTAGAAAAGGAGAAAGCTCTGATCATGCAGCAAGGCTATGTTCCAGAGCTTCTCCATGCGATGAGTGAACCTGCCTATAGAGAAGCGTTCCCCAAATTCTATACAAATAAATACAGAGGTTTGGTTTGGTCTCTTATCGTATTGGCTGAGTTGGGAGCTACACGGAATCCTGCGATTGAAACATATTGTGAGTATATATTCGAACATGCACAGGAGAGGACTGATGGAGGTTTTTCCATGCACTCCTCTAAGAGTGGTGGTGGCAGAGCCTCAGAGGTTATTCCGTGTCTGACTGGGAATATGGTGTGGAGTCTTTCCAAACTGGGGTATCGTGATGATCCCAGGGTACTGAAAGCACTTACGTTCCTTGTAGATACCATGGTTACTAATGATGGAATTGAAGTGGAGAAACAGCGACCTCCATACGACCGCTATGACGAGTGCTGGGGAAACCATACCTGCTTCATGGGGGTGGTAAAATCCTTGAAGGCCTTCAGCGCATTCCCAAAGGAGCGTTGGACTTCAGCCATGTATGCCAAATTTGACCAGATGGTAGAATTCCTTTTGATTCATCATCTGTATAAACGAAGCCACGACTTGGACCGAGTTGCAAAGCCTGGTTGGCGTTCATTTGGTTTTCCTATGATGTACCAAAGTGATGTGCTGGAAATACTTGATATCCTTACTTCTCTTGGGGTGCAGGATGTGAGAATGGAAGAGGCAATGAAATTGGTAGTTTCAAAACAGGATGAGTGTGGACGATGGAATGCTGAAAATACCTATGGAAGTGACCGGCTACTTATTCCGATAGGAAAAAAGGGGGTGAGTAGCGAGTGGGTAACCCTCCGTGCTCTACGGGTATTGAAACGATATAATCAATGGTAG